The window GTATACAGTGATTCGTGTACCCGTCTGTCCAGTAAATAATGCATGTCCTCGTCCGAACCTGCGACGTTGGCATGCCGCTCCCTCGTGCAGAAGAGGCGCGCGAGCCGAAACATTCCTCGGCGCCCACCCATGACTGCTGCCGCAACGCCAGATCAATATTCAGCCGCGCCGGGGCGCCGTCCCTCCCATGTCCCTGGGGCGTGGCcggaccgccgccgtcgatggaagCGACCAGGGGCCGATGCCTCACGCCTGCGTCTACTCACGCATCCAGaccggcgccgacctcggcctcgtcaaaCCCAAACAGCGACCCGACTCGTCGCACAACGCCGCGCACCCATCaccggccgtcgtctcgtcgtgATTTCTTGCCCTTCTTCGTCATCCTCTGGCTGGCTGCCGCCAATCGGCCGCCTGCCCGCACACCCCCAGCCCGCCGGACGGAAGACGGACATTGCGTCTAGCCGTCGGGGCGAGGGAGGGTCCGACTACGGTCCGAGAGTCAGGTCCATCGGCTCcgcgttggccgccgccgccgccgccggaggaggaggaggccgaggctcgTGCATCTCGTGCAcgtccctctcctcctccatcatgTCGATGAGGCTGTCGAGGTTCGTGTCGAGcgtctcgccgtccttgGGGTCGAGGCATCGCTTGAGCAGCTTGCGGTACTTTTCAATCTTgtccccgacgccgaccatgCTGAGCGCGTCGACGtactcggcctcggccagtCGCTGGTCGGCGAGCAtctggccgagctggcgcGCGAGCGACAGCCGCTGCTCCTGCGACTgcccctgctgctgctcgtcatgctgctgctgctgcgcctcGCCGTtgagccggccgaggtcgccgtcgacggcccggTGCACGTGCAGCCTGTTCTGGTGCGTTATGATCGACAGCACCTGGTGCTTGGCGAGGTTCGCCTCGTTCGACATGTTGGCCGcgctgtcgtcggcctcgagctgtgcctcgagctcggcaatCTGCTGCCGCGCCACGTTGAGCTCCGCCTGCGTGTGGCCGAGGATGCGCcgcgcctcgccctcggccacgtccTTCTCCTGCCACTCCTCGTCGTAGCTCTTGGCGAGGTCCTGGAACTTCTCCATCATCAGCGGCGATATCCGCGActgcaccgtcgtcgccgccgccgacgaaaacgacggcgccggcctcctcgacgtcgacgacgccttgGACGCGCCAAAGGCGTCCCGGAAGGAGGCGTGCCGCTGCGACTCGGGCGcaaacggcgacgacgaccgctGCGGCCCGCGCTCCTTCTTGCTCGCGTTGAGCTCCATGATGAGGTCCTCGGCCCGCACGCCCTCGTTGTTGGCAATGTCCGTCGACGCGTTGCGCCCGAGCAGCGAGCGGATGCACTTGCGCGCGTTCCGGCTCGCCGCCAGGTGCAGCGCCGTGTTGCCCTCGTTGTCTTGCACGTCTAGCAGCTGCTGAAAGGCCGCCGGGTCCATCGTCTCCTGCACCATGTTGAGGATGTGGTCGAGGTAGTAGCGCGAGCACGACGGGCTGAAGACGCGCCCGTTCTTCATCACCGCCGCGTGGTGGATGACGGTGCAGCCGGCGTTGTCCCGCACGTCGACCGTCTCGAACAGCTCCTTCATGACGGCCGCAAACGACTGCTTCTCGTAGCAGTTGGTGAAGTTGACGGACCGCATAAAGGGCGTCTCGCCCCGCATGTTCCGCACGCTGACGCAGGCGTTGAAGCGCTTGAGCTGCCGCACCACGTCGATGTcgcccatggccgacgccCAGTGCAGTGCCGTGTGGttctcggcgtcgatgagcCAGTTGGGCTGGAAGTTGGCCGGCGGGTCCGGCTTGACCGCCGGCTGCTCGTTTCGGGAGAGGAGGAAGTagtcgaggagctcgtcgccgtagacgccgtgctgctgctccgACAGGTCCTGCATCTGCTCCTCCCGCTTGCGCTTCCGGTGGCCCGTCGACATGTGCGACATGTCAAAgtggtcctcgtcggccatgtACGACGCCGAGCCGACCGTGAGGTTGTCGGGcgtgtcctcgtcgccgcccatggtggcgtcggcgtgctcgtactcctccgccatcatcatgcccgacgacgccatcgaggCGCTGTGCatcagcgccgccgccggcggcggcttcgcctTGTTGGCTGCCCACTTGGGAGCGGCTGGTGCCGCTCGAGCCTTGAAGGCCTTGGGCTTGGTCGCGtgccgcggcgccggcggcgggctctCGTTGCCCGGCACGAACTCGAATATGGGTCGTAACCGTTCGTAGATGCTGTGTCTCTGCGCGAGCGACTCGCCCGTGTCCAGGGGAATCCAGGTGCCTGCGGTCGAGGTGAGCACGTCGGATGGATCCGAGGCGGACGCGGCGAGCGTGCGCGGGAGTCGTCGCGGCCTGCCTACCTTGGTATTTGCCGTAGCCGCCCTGGATCTTCTCGTGCACGTCCTTTTGCACGTCTCGCTCGAGGATTCGCGTCCGCGCCGGCttgtcgaagccggcggccttGAGGATGTGCGTCGCATTGATCCAGTCGTCGTGCCTCCTCCGCATCACGTGCTCCTTGAGGTCGGCTCCGAACTGAAACTCGTACACCGGTATCTGCGTCGGTCAGCACAGCCTGCacgcgcctcggccgccatccgcTTCGCccgctcggccgacgacccgtcgacggagccggtcgaggccatcggATGGAATGGCAACACTCACCCCGCTGTACGTGGCACTGTAGATGCCGGGGCCCGTCGGCGGAGggcccgcggcggcggcggccttgaccATCTTGGCCGTTCAGGAACGCGCGATGGAAAGGTTCCGGTGCGGTGCCGCAAGGTCCAAGGACGGATGAGCGACGGGAGGATGGGAGTGCGCGACGGAGGAGCGTCGTCGCAGGGTCCGTCGTCCGAAAAGGTGGTCGGTTTGTCcgtcagtactccgtacgtccGCTCGCGAACATGCGTTTGCAGGGTGAAAGGCGGTCAAGGGTGCGGCGGTACGTCGGGCAGGCCAGGGCACACGTTGACGACGCGGTTTGGCTGGAGGGAGACGCGCATCAACGCGCATGAGTTTAAGTGGTTCTGCCTGAGGCGCAAATGAGCCGCAAAAATGTGCCGCCGCTCTCCAGGCAGAGAGAGGCGAGCCAAGGGCCGGCCGTCCATCATGCACCGGCACGTGATTTGATCGACTCCCCCACCCTTCCAGGCACGGATGACAGTGCTGGCCTGCCTGCTTGGCCGCTGGCCGCTGGCCGCTGGCCGCTGAAGGGAGCTAGGGAGCTGCTGCTAGGCTCCAGCGAACGCGCCCTGCGAGCCTGCGCTGCGAATCGACATtccttccaccccccccccccccctcccccgtccGACCCCTTCGACCCCTTCGACTcaccgccatcgacggccgatTCCTGGATGCCGGCCAGAGTCCTGCTAGCTCCTCCCGCCACGAGACCGtccgctcgacctcgacgacccTTGCAGAAGATTGACCAGGTTCGAAGCGACCGTGGCCGTTGGACGTGGGCGCATGTTGCAGCAAGCCGCCTTCACCTGCCAGGGCGTCCCTGTCGTTTGTCGGTGCCTGACTCCGGCCGAGGCTGATCGAGAGACGCGAACTTTGCGCGTGACGAGATGGCCGAGCTCCTGCACAACGCTCCCATCGTCCTGGACAATGGCTCGGGCACGATCCGGGCCGGCTTCGCCGGGGACGACCTCCCCAAGTGCTACTTCCCGTCCTGGGTCGGCCGGCCCAAGCACCTGAGGGTGCTGGCTGGTGCGTTGGAGGGCGACGTCTTCATCGGgcagaaggcggcgacggagctcAGAGGCCTGCTGAAGATTCGCTACCCGCTGGAGCACGGCATCGTGACGGACTGGGACGACATGGAGCGGATATGGGAGTACGTCTACGGTGACGGGCTCAAGACGCTGAGCGAAGAGGTTCGTCGTCTCTCCACGgcgctcgccttggccgtcgtcgtcgtcatcgtcgttgtcgtcgtcgtgacgCTGCTAACCAGACGGCCTACCCCTCGACAGCACCCCGTCTTGTTGACGGAGCCACCGCTGAACCCTCGGAGCAACCGCGACACGGCGGCCCAAATCCTGTTCGAGACGT of the Drechmeria coniospora strain ARSEF 6962 chromosome 01, whole genome shotgun sequence genome contains:
- a CDS encoding ANK-repeat protein MBP1 translates to MVKAAAAAGPPPTGPGIYSATYSGIPVYEFQFGADLKEHVMRRRHDDWINATHILKAAGFDKPARTRILERDVQKDVHEKIQGGYGKYQGTWIPLDTGESLAQRHSIYERLRPIFEFVPGNESPPPAPRHATKPKAFKARAAPAAPKWAANKAKPPPAAALMHSASMASSGMMMAEEYEHADATMGGDEDTPDNLTVGSASYMADEDHFDMSHMSTGHRKRKREEQMQDLSEQQHGVYGDELLDYFLLSRNEQPAVKPDPPANFQPNWLIDAENHTALHWASAMGDIDVVRQLKRFNACVSVRNMRGETPFMRSVNFTNCYEKQSFAAVMKELFETVDVRDNAGCTVIHHAAVMKNGRVFSPSCSRYYLDHILNMVQETMDPAAFQQLLDVQDNEGNTALHLAASRNARKCIRSLLGRNASTDIANNEGVRAEDLIMELNASKKERGPQRSSSPFAPESQRHASFRDAFGASKASSTSRRPAPSFSSAAATTVQSRISPLMMEKFQDLAKSYDEEWQEKDVAEGEARRILGHTQAELNVARQQIAELEAQLEADDSAANMSNEANLAKHQVLSIITHQNRLHVHRAVDGDLGRLNGEAQQQQHDEQQQGQSQEQRLSLARQLGQMLADQRLAEAEYVDALSMVGVGDKIEKYRKLLKRCLDPKDGETLDTNLDSLIDMMEEERDVHEMHEPRPPPPPAAAAAANAEPMDLTLGP